The nucleotide window AGCGTCGGAAGCCCAACAGTACGAGGGGAGTCTCGTCTTCGACGACCTCACCGTGAAGGTCACGCCACCGGTTTCGCGGCCCGAAAAGGCGGTTACTCCCGACCCACTCGTCGTCGAGGACGACGAACTCTCCGAGGATCGCTGGACCTTCGCTGTGATGGCCGACAGTCAGTTCGTCGCGGACGACCCTGACAGCCTCGCGGTGAACCTCGCTCGTCGCACCCTCCGTGAAATCGTCGCCGCCGACCCCGATTTTCTCGTCATCGCGGGCGACTTCGTAGACACCGGCTATCGCGAAGACTACGCCCTCGCCAACCGCATCCTCCGGGAGGAAGTCGGCGACGCACTCCCGGTCTACTACCTCCCCGGTAACCACGAACGCACAGGCCCCGGCGACCTCTCGAACTTCAAAGCCGCCTTCGGCGACACTCGGTACACGTTCGACCATGAAGGCACCCGCTTTTTCCTGTTGGACTCTTCGACAGGGTCGTTCCGCACGAGTGACTTCCAACAACTGTCCGACCTCCAGCGTGGTCTCAATGATGCCGCCGACGCTGACGCCATCGAGAACGTCGTCGTCGTCGCACACCACCCACCGCGCGACCCGCTCGTCGGCGACAACAGTCAACTCGGCGACCGGATGGAAGCCGAACTCATCGAAGAGTGGCTAACGGCGTTCCGCGAACAGTCCGACGGCAAAGGCGCGGTGTACGTCGCTGGACACGCTGGCACGGTCGAGTTCAGCCGCGTCGAAGGCGTTCCGTACGTGGTTCTCGGAACGACCGGGAAGTATCCGTACGGCTCGCCGGACGACGGCGGCTTCCGCGAGTGGACATTGTTCGGTGTCGACCCGACGCCGAACCGGAGTCGGTCGCCCGCCGAGCGAACCGACTGGCTCCGTGCCGAAGTTCGTCCCCTCCTCACGGACGTGACGTTTGACACTCCGCAGTCACTGAGGGTCGGCGAATCACTCACCGTCTCTCCAACCGGCGTGCAGGACGCTGGCCTCACCTTCCCACTTCGTTACCCGGCGACCGTCCGCTGGTCCGGGAGCCAGAATCTCCACATCGCAGACAACGAGTGGTACCACCGCTTCGCGCGCGAGGACGATAACGACGAGCAGGAGGCGAACCGCAGCCGCTGGCACGGCCGCGACTACGCCGCCGCGTTCGACCCGGAAACGCGGCAACTCATCGCACTTGACACCGGAACCGTCACGCTCCGCGCTTCCTCCAACGGGGTGAGCGGCGAGACGACGATAACGATAACCGACGGGAACTGAACCCGGAAGGCCGTTCCGGGGTAACTGCTTTTCTCCCGAACGCTTCACAGGAGAGTCCAAACGGCGGAGCGCAATGACTCCCGCGGGGACGGTAGTAGGGGTGGACGAGTTCCGAAACGTCACCCATCGTCAGAGGCGTGGTCACTCTGCTATCGCCATGGCTCTCAGCGAACGGTCGTCTTCCTCGCTGTCGTGGGTTTCCTCGGCTACGAGGGGTTGGTTTTATATTTCGGTGGTCTGATTACTCGCCTGATGACTGGACGCATGCTACCCGGAGCCGTTAGAACGGACAGTCCGTCGTTCCCTCGCCATCCCACTGACGAGCAAACGACGACGTCGAACGACCACGCACCGCCGGAGGAAACCGATGGAAGAGATTAGCACCGACGCCGCACCGCCGAGCATCGGCCCGTTTTCGCAGGGAATTCGCGACGGGAACCGCATCTACGTCTCGGGACAGGGGCCAGTTGACCCCGAATCCGGCGATATCGTCGGCGACACCATCGAAGAGCAGACCGCTCGAACGCTCGAAAACATCGAGGCGGTTCTCGCGGCGGCGAACCGCTCGCTTGACGACGTGGTGAAGGCGACTGTCTTCGTACAGGACATGGACGACTACGACGCCATCAACGACGTGTACGCCGACTACGTGTCCTCACCGTACCCCGCTCGGAGTGCGGTCCAAGTCGAGGATCTCCCCATCGACATCGGCGTCG belongs to Haladaptatus cibarius D43 and includes:
- a CDS encoding Rid family detoxifying hydrolase — translated: MEEISTDAAPPSIGPFSQGIRDGNRIYVSGQGPVDPESGDIVGDTIEEQTARTLENIEAVLAAANRSLDDVVKATVFVQDMDDYDAINDVYADYVSSPYPARSAVQVEDLPIDIGVEIEVVASARGAEE